A single window of Neurospora crassa OR74A linkage group VII, whole genome shotgun sequence DNA harbors:
- a CDS encoding diphosphomevalonate decarboxylase, with protein MASEKVYRASTTAPVNIAVVKYWGKRDTKLNLPTNSSLSVTLSQADLRTLTTASCSASYPEGDSLLLNGEPSDVSGARPQACFRELRARRAALEAADPSLPKLSTMPLRIVSENNFPTAAGLASSAAGFAAFVRAIANLYELPASPSELSLIARQGSGSACRSLFGGYVAWRMGEAADGSDSMADQVAEASHWPEMRALILVASAAKKGVSSTSGMQQTVATSSLFKERITSVVPKNMEIMEKAIAERDFAAFAEVTMRDSNSFHATCADTYPPIFYMNDVSRAAIRAVEAINAAAGRSVAAYTFDAGPNAVIYYLEQDTEAVVGNLYSVLSKVDGWKASAVEGLKANASFDESVVGLLKNGVSRVIMTSVGEGPVATQEYLVAEDGTPVKSSS; from the exons ATGGCTTCCGAAAAGGTCTACCGCGCCAGCACCACGGCCCCCGTCAACATTGCCGTCGTCAA GTACTGGGGCAAGCGCGACACCAAGCTCAACCTCCCCACCAACAGCTCTCTCTCCGTCACTCTCTCCCAGGCCGATCTCCgcaccctcaccaccgcctcctgTTCGGCCTCGTACCCCGAAGGCGACTCCCTTCTTCTCAATGGCGAGCCCTCTGATGTGTCTGGCGCTCGCCCCCAGGCCTGCTTCCGTGAGCTGCGCGCCCGTCGTGCCGCCCTCGAGGCTGCCGACCCCTCGCTCCCCAAGCTCTCCACCATGCCTCTGCGCATCGTCTCCGAGAACAACTTCCCTACCGCTGCCGGTCTCGCCTCGTCCGCTGCTGGCTTCGCTGCCTTTGTGAGGGCTATCGCCAACCTCTACGAGCTTCCTGCCTCCCCCTCGGAGCTGAGCTTGATCGCCCGCCAGGGCTCCGGCTCCGCCTGCCGCAGTCTGTTTGGCGGTTATGTTGCCTGGCGCATGGGTGAGGCTGCTGATGGCAGCGATTCCATGGCCGACCAGGTTGCCGAGGCCTCGCACTGGCCCGAGATGCGCGCCCTGATCCTCGTCGCGTCTGCCGCCAAGAAGGGTGTCAGCTCGACCTCGGGCATGCAGCAGACGGTTGCCACCTCGAGTCTCTTCAAGGAGCGCATCACGTCGGTCGTTCCCAAAAACATGGAGATTATGGAGAAGGCGATTGCCGAGCGCGACTTTGCCGCGTTTGCTGAGGTCACCATGCGCGATTCCAACTCCTTCCACGCTACCTGCGCTGACACCTATCCTCCCATCTTCTACATGAACGACGTTTCGCGCGCCGCCATTCGCGCTGTCGAGGCCATCAACGCGGCTGCTGGCCGGTCCGTTGCCGCTTACACTTTCGATGCCGGCCCGAACGCCGTCATTTACTATCTCGAGCAGGATACCGAGGCCGTTGTTGGCAACCTCTACAGCGTCCTTAGCAAGGTGGATGGCTGGAAGGCGTCCGCCGTTGAGGGCCTCAAGGCCAACGCGTCCTTTGACGAGAGTGTTGTCGGCTTGCTCAAGAACGGCGTCAGCCGTGTGATCATGACCAGTGTCGGCGAGGGTCCGGTTGCGACACAGGAGTACCTGGTGGCTGAGGATGGCACTCCGGTCAAGAGCTCTTCTTAG
- a CDS encoding cytochrome C1 heme lyase, giving the protein MKEMAGQAGAGSEDKCPVDHKTRELWLQQAKQAKAAQEAAAAAGGSTAPSPENAFTTPVVPAPQQPPTQTPIPQPAQQTAVPAALPTSQQQQQSSSSSSWSSWLPFMSSSSGSTTTGAAAAAGATPQLNLGEHREISSIPRAATTGPSACPSNAEQETGADTSTGNWVYPSEKQFYEAMKRKGHDGASAADMKTVVPIHNAVNERAWAEILRWEKPFTGEACGCAEGPKLQSFMGESKRMTPKARLNTLLGYTAPFDRHDWIVDRCGTRVDYVIDFYAGRNNDRAGAGKLNFYLDVRPKLNTWEGVKMRALRFVGMN; this is encoded by the coding sequence ATGAAGGAAATGGCAGGACAGGCCGGCGCCGGCAGTGAGGACAAGTGCCCCGTCGACCACAAGACGCGCGAGCTCTGGTTGCAACAAGCAAAGCAGGCAAAGGCCGCACAAGAAGCTGCGGCCGCGGCGGGTGGCTCGACGGCACCATCGCCAGAAAATGCCTTTACCACGCCAGTAGTACCAGCACCACAGCAACCACCAACACAGACTCCGATCCCCCAGCCGGCGCAACAAACAGCAGTTCCCGCAGCGCTTCCTACctcgcaacaacaacaacaatcatcatcatcatcatcctggTCCTCATGGCTCCCCTtcatgtcttcttcttccggctCCACAACAaccggtgccgccgccgccgccggtgctACTCCCCAGCTTAACCTCGGCGAACACCGCGAaatctcctccatcccccGCGCCGCCACCACGGGTCCCTCCGCCTGCCCCTCCAACGCCGAGCAAGAAACGGGCGCCGACACCTCCACCGGCAACTGGGTCTACCCCTCGGAAAAGCAATTCTACGAGGCCATGAAGCGCAAGGGCCACGACGGCGCCAGCGCGGCCGACATGAAGACGGTCGTGCCCATCCACAACGCCGTCAACGAGCGCGCGTGGGCCGAGATCCTGCGGTGGGAGAAGCCCTTTACCGGCGAAGCATGTGGATGCGCCGAGGGCCCCAAGCTGCAGAGCTTCATGGGCGAGAGCAAGCGGATGACGCCCAAGGCGAGGCTGAACACCTTGTTGGGATACACGGCGCCGTTTGATCGGCATGATTGGATTGTGGATCGCTGTGGCACGAGGGTGGACTATGTGATTGACTTTTATGCGGGGAGGAATAACGATAGGGCCGGGGCGGGGAAGCTGAACTTTTATCTGGATGTGAGACCCAAGTTGAACACGTGGGAGGGGGTGAAGATGAGGGCGTTGAGGTTTGTGGGGATGAACTAG